A region of the Gemmatimonadales bacterium genome:
TACTGGTCGGCCAGCGCCGGGCCGATCCATGGCGCGAACAGATGCTTGAAGAAAGCCCAGGCCAGCAGGGCCATCGAGAACGGCTTCACCAGCCAGTTGACGAACAGGGTGACCAGGAGGCCGCGCGGACGCTTTCCCACGTCGCGGATGGCTCCGAAGTCCACCTTCATCATCATGGGGACGATCATCAGCCAGATCAGGACGGCGATCGGGACGTTGACGTGGCTCCCGCTGCCGAACTCCATGCCGCGCAGAGCCGCCGTGGCGCCCGGCAGGCCCTTGCCGAGCATCACGCCGCCGACCATGGCCAGCGCGACCCAGAGCGACAGGTAGCGTGCGGCGACGCCGAGGCGGGCGGCGGCGCGCGCCGGGGGTGCAGCGACCATGGACGCGGGCGGGCTACTCGGGGGGAGGCGTGGCGCCGATGGCGCGCACCCGCGCTTCGAGCGCCATCCGCTCCAGCTTCTCGAGCGGCAGGGCGAGCATCAGCTCCACGCGGCGCCGCAGCAGGACGTAGGCCTCGCGAAACGCCGCGCGCCGCGTCGCGTCGTCGCCTCCGACGTCCGCCGGATCGGGCATGCCCCAGTGCGCCAGCACCGGCTGCCCCGGGAAGATCGGGCAGGCCTCCTTCGCCCTGTCGCAGACGGTGATGACGAAATCCCACGGCTCGCGCTCCAGCCCGTCCAGCCCGCGCGGCGGGTGGCCCGACCACGCGAGCCCGTGCTCCGTCAGCACCTCGACGGCGAGCGGATTCACGCGGAGCGCGGGGCGCGAGCCGGCACTCTCGGCCTGGATGCGGCCGTGCCCCAGCTGGTTGAACAACGTCTCGGCCATCTGGCTGCGGGCGGAGTTGCCCGTGCACAGCACCAGCACGCGCAGCGGGCCCGTCCGCTGGCCGCTCATTCGCAGCACACCGGCTTCCAGCGCCGCTCCGGCGTCCGGCGGCGCAGCATCCCGAGGAAGGCCTCGATCTCGACCAGCGCCTCCGGGTCCACGGCGTAGTGCATCCACCGTCCCTCCCGGCGGTCGGTCACCAGTCCGGCGTCCTTCAGGACCTTGAGGTGGAAGGAAAGCAGGGACTGGCCGGCGTCCAGGGCGTCGGTCAGCTCGCAGACGCAGCGCTCGCCGCCGCGCAGGCGGTCGAGGATGTGCAGCCGGAGCGGGTCCGACAGCGCCTTGAAGCGGGTGGTGAGCGTGTCCAGATCGGAGAGGGTCGCCGCCGGCATGACGCCAATATATCAACAATTATTGATGCGTCAACCGGTGGCGGCCGGTGAGGAACGCCGCTTCACCTCGGTTTGGCGGCCCGCACCTTGGCGGAGACGACCGAGGTCGCGGCCTGGCGCAGCCACTCGTAGCCGCCGAACACCTCGGCGTCGCCGTAGCTCCGCTCCTCCACCACCTCGATGTCGCGGAAGCCGGCCGCGCCGATCAGCCACAGGTACTCGTCCTTCATCGCGGCGCCGGCGACGCAGCCCACGTAGGCCTCGACCGAGTGCCGGATGTCGCCGGGAATCGGCCGCGTCAGTACCAGGTCGCTCACCACCATCCGGCCGCCCGGCTTGAGGACGCGGAACGCCTCCGCGAACACGGCGGCCTTGTCGGTCGAGAGGTTGATCACGCAGTTCGAGATGATGACGTCCACCTCGGCATCGGCCACCGGGAGCCGCTCGATCTCGCCGAGCCGGAACTCCACGTTGGCGGCGCCGACCTTGCGCGCGTTCTCCCGGGCCCGCTCGACCATCTCGGGCGTCATGTCCACGCCGATCACCCGTCCGGTGGGGCCGACCTCGTGCGCGGCCAGGAAGGCGTCCATCCCGGCGCCCGAGCCGAGGTCCAGGATCACGTCGCCCGGCTTCACCGCGGCGTGCGCGAGGGGGTTCCCGCAGCCGAGGCCGAGGTTCGCGCCGGCCGGGATCTCCGCCAGGTCCTGCGCGCTGTAGCCGATGTGCTCGGCGATCCTGGCGCCCACCGCGCCCTCGCCGCCGCCGCAACAGCTCGGCCCGCACCCGCAGGTCGTGGTGCCCTTGGCGATCTCGCCGTACTTCGAGCGGACGACCGTGCGGATGTCGGGTGTGTCGCTCACCGGGAGCCCTCGATGGAGTCTATCGTCAGATTACGATAGAACGCGCCTGGTGTCAAGAGCGAAGATGACGGGGGCTCTGAACACCACCTTCCGCGCCCTAGTAACTCTCCGCGGTCAGCACGGTCTTGCCCCGGAACGCCCGGTAAATGAGCACGGTGTACAGGATCACGAACGGCATCCCCACCAGCGCGATGACCAGCATCGTGGTCAGGGTGCGCGGGGTGGAGGCGGCGTTGTAGATGGTGAGGCTCGCCGCCAGGTCGGGACGCGCCGGCACCAGCCGGGGGTACAGGCCTTCGGCCGCCAGCGCGATGACGCTGAGCGTGGCCGCGGCCGACGCGACGAACGCGCGGCCGAACCGGGAAGCGCCAATCGCCGCGGGACCGGTCACGCTGCTCGCCAGCAGCAGGGCGAAGAACACCCAGGTCAGCGGGTTGCCGAACCAGTGCTCGAACAGGTAGGGCGCCACGGCGTACGACGCCACGGTCGCCAGCGCGTACAGCGCGATGAAGGCCACCCACGCGCTCGCCGCCCAGCGGCGCATCCGGTCCTGGAGCGCGCCCTCGGTCTTCAGGCCCAGCCAGGTCGCGCCGTGCAGGACGAACATCACCAGGCCCAGCAGGCCGATCAGCAGGGCGAAGGGGTTGAGGAGGCCGAGCAGCGTGGTGCTGATGCCCGCCGGGCCCATCTCCAGGCCGCGGAGCACGTTGCCCACGGCCACGCCGAACAGCAGCGCCGGCACGAGGCTCCCCACGCCGAACGCGAGGTCCCACCAGCGGCGCCAGCGCGGCGAGGCGACCTTGCTGCGGAACTCGAACGACACCGCCCGCAGGATGAGCGCCACCAGCAGCAGCATGAACGCCAGGTAGAAGCCGCTGAACACGGTCGCGTAGACCGGCGGGAAGGCGGCGAACAGCGCCCCGCCGCCCGTCAGCAGCCACACCTCGTTGCCGTCCCACACCGGGCCGACGGCGTTCATCATCACGCGCCGCTCCCGCTCGTCGCGGGTCAGCAGGTGCAGCACGCCCGTGCCGAGGTCGAAGCCGTCCAGCACGGCGTAGCCGGCGATGAGCACGCCGACCAGGAGGAACCAGATCGTATTGAGGTCCATGGGTCGCGTCTCCCAGTCGCGGGGTTACGCCAGCGCCGGCTCGAGGCCGGGCGGGCCGTGCCGGATCTCGCGCACCAGCAGGTACACGTACAGCGCGCCCAGGAGCAGATACAGGACGGCGAAGAGCAGCAGCGAGAACAGCATGTCGCCCGCCGGCACGCTGCGCGAGACCGCGTCGCTCGTCCGCAGCAGCCCGTAGACGATCCACGGCTGCCGGCCGACCTCGGCCGCCATCCACCCGAGCTGGCAGGCGGCCAGCGGCAGCGGGATGGAGACGACGAGCAGGAGCAGGTAGCGGCGGTCGCCCCACAGCCGCCCGCCCCGGAGCCGCCAGGTGCCCCACGCCAGCGCCGCGATGAAGTACATCCCCAGCACGACCATGTTGTGGAACGAGACGAAGGTGAGCCACAGCGGCGGCCGGTTCTCGGGCGGGAAGTCGGTGATCCCGCGGATGGGCGCGTTGATGTCGCCGAAGGCCAGCCAGCTCAGCACCCCGCGGATCTCGACCTTGGCCTTGAGCTCGGGCGGCGGCGTGACCGGATAGGCGAACAGCACCATCGGCGCCGCCGACTGGCTCGAGTACAGGCCCTCGATCGCGGCGAACTTCTCCGGCTGCGTGTGCGCCACCTGCCGCGCGTGCACGTGTCCGAAGGGGAAGACTTCCGTCGCCGACGCCACCAGGCCGAACACCAGGGCGAGCGTGAGGGCCCGGCGCGCCAGGTCGTCGTCACGGTCCTTCCGCAGCAGGTATGCCGCGACGCCGGCCACCAGGAAGGCCCCCGCGACGAGTGCCGCGTCCACGGTGTGGAAGAAGCGGGGCAGGGTCGACGGGTTGAAGACGGCGGCCGCGAAGCTCACCAGCTCGGCGCGCCCGTTCCGGACCACGAAGCCGGCCGGCGTCTGCTGCCAGGAGTTCGCGACCAGGATCCAGAAGGCCGAGATGGTGGATCCCACCGCGACCATCAGGATCGAGAACCAGTGGGCGCCCCTGGACACCCGGCCGCGGCCGAAGAGGTACAGGCCGAGGAACCCCGACTCGAGGAAGAACGCGAGCACCCCCTCGGCCGCGAGCGGAGCGCCGAAGATGTCGCCCACGAACTTGGAGTAGACCGCCCAGTTCGTGCCGAACTGGAACTCCATCACGATGCCGGTCGCCACGCCGACTGCGAAGGTCAGGGCGAGGAGCTTGCTGAAGAACCTGCCCATCCGCACCCACGTCGGGTCGTTCCGGCGCCATCCCCGCCACTCGATCAGCACGAGCAACCAGGCCAGGCCGATGGTCAGGGGAGGGAACAGGAAATGGAAGCCGATCGTGAGCGCGAACTGGATGCGTGACAGCAGTACCACGTCCATGCCGGCGGGTCTCCAAAAAGGTGCACGGCAAACGGTTACGCGGGCTTCGCGAGCAACAAATATGCCGGCCGCGCCGGCGACCGGAAGGAGGCCCCGCGTCAATGGCGACGGATTCGGTCGGGAGGGGGCGGAAGAAACCGGAGGGGCGGTGTATGTTGTGGCGTGCCCGATCATGCCCAGAGCGGGGAGCCGGTCTCCGGGGCGGCTTCGCCCCCCGTCCCCGGTCCCGACGCGACCCTCCCGGCCCCCGACGAACATCCACCGTTCACGGCACGGTTGAAGCGGTTCCTGTTCGGCGGCCCCCGGGATCTCGGGGACCGGAGGCTCTTCCACCGGCTGTCGCTGATCCCGTTCCTGGCCTGGGTGGGGCTCGGCGCCGACGGACTGTCCTCGTCCTCGTACGGTCCGCAGGAGGCGTTCCTCGCCCTCGGTCCGCACACCTACCTCGCGGTGGGCCTCGCGCTGGCGACCGCGACGACCGTGATCATCATCGCCTGGGGCTACAGCCACATCATCGAGCAGTTCCCCAGCGGCGGCGGCGGATACGTCGTGGCCACGAAGCTGCTGGGGGAGAAGGCGGGCGTGGTCTCGGGCAACGCGCTGCTGGTGGACTACGTGCTGACGATCACCACGTCCATCGCGGCGGCGGGCGACGCGCTGTTCAGCTTCCTGCCGGCGCACTGGCAGCCGGTGAAGCTGGCCGCCGAGGTGGTGATCATCCTCGGGCTCACCACGCTCAACATCCGCGGCGTGCGGGAGTCGGTGCTCACGCTCACGCCGATCTTCATCCTGTTCCTCGTCACCCACGTCTGGCTGATCGGCTACGGGATCGCGGCCCACGCCACGCAGCTTCCGGCGACGGTGCACACGGTGGGCACCGGGGTGCGCAGCGGCCTGTCGACCCTCGGGATCGCCGGGATGCTGCTGCTGGGGATGCGGGCGTACTCCCTGGGCGGCGGCACGTACACCGGGATCGAGGCCGTCTCGAACGGGCTCCCCATCATGCGCGAGCCCAAGGTCGCGACCGGCAAACGCACGATGATGTACATGGCGGCGTCGCTGTCCATCGTCGCGGCGGGCCTGCTGATCTGCTACCTGCTGTGGGGCGTCACCTACGTGCCGGGAAAGACGACCAACGCGGTGCTGGTCGAGAAGGTCGCGGCCGGCTTCCCGCTGTCGCAGACGCTGGTGGTGCTGACGCTGTTCTCCGAGGGAGCCCTGCTGGTGGTCGCGGCGCAGGCCGGGTTCACCGACGGCCCGCGGGTGCTGGGCAACATGGCGGTGGACTCCTGGGTGCCGCACCGGTTCGCCGGGCTGTCCGAGCGGCTGACCACGCAGAACGGCGTCGTGCTGATGGGCGCGGCGTCGCTGGCGGCACTGCTCTATACCCGCGGCAACGTCGGCACGCTGGTGCTGATGTACAGCATCAACGTGTTCATCACCTTCTCGCTCTCGATGTTCGCGATGATGCGGTACTGGCTGCGCGCGCGGCGCCAGGCGATCCCGCAGCCGTGGCTGAGACGGGCCCTGGTCTTCGCCCTGGGCTTCGTGCTGTGCGTCACGATCCTCGGCATCGCG
Encoded here:
- a CDS encoding arsenate reductase ArsC, whose product is MSGQRTGPLRVLVLCTGNSARSQMAETLFNQLGHGRIQAESAGSRPALRVNPLAVEVLTEHGLAWSGHPPRGLDGLEREPWDFVITVCDRAKEACPIFPGQPVLAHWGMPDPADVGGDDATRRAAFREAYVLLRRRVELMLALPLEKLERMALEARVRAIGATPPPE
- a CDS encoding metalloregulator ArsR/SmtB family transcription factor → MPAATLSDLDTLTTRFKALSDPLRLHILDRLRGGERCVCELTDALDAGQSLLSFHLKVLKDAGLVTDRREGRWMHYAVDPEALVEIEAFLGMLRRRTPERRWKPVCCE
- the arsM gene encoding arsenite methyltransferase, whose product is MSDTPDIRTVVRSKYGEIAKGTTTCGCGPSCCGGGEGAVGARIAEHIGYSAQDLAEIPAGANLGLGCGNPLAHAAVKPGDVILDLGSGAGMDAFLAAHEVGPTGRVIGVDMTPEMVERARENARKVGAANVEFRLGEIERLPVADAEVDVIISNCVINLSTDKAAVFAEAFRVLKPGGRMVVSDLVLTRPIPGDIRHSVEAYVGCVAGAAMKDEYLWLIGAAGFRDIEVVEERSYGDAEVFGGYEWLRQAATSVVSAKVRAAKPR
- the cydB gene encoding cytochrome d ubiquinol oxidase subunit II, which encodes MDLNTIWFLLVGVLIAGYAVLDGFDLGTGVLHLLTRDERERRVMMNAVGPVWDGNEVWLLTGGGALFAAFPPVYATVFSGFYLAFMLLLVALILRAVSFEFRSKVASPRWRRWWDLAFGVGSLVPALLFGVAVGNVLRGLEMGPAGISTTLLGLLNPFALLIGLLGLVMFVLHGATWLGLKTEGALQDRMRRWAASAWVAFIALYALATVASYAVAPYLFEHWFGNPLTWVFFALLLASSVTGPAAIGASRFGRAFVASAAATLSVIALAAEGLYPRLVPARPDLAASLTIYNAASTPRTLTTMLVIALVGMPFVILYTVLIYRAFRGKTVLTAESY
- a CDS encoding cytochrome ubiquinol oxidase subunit I, with protein sequence MDVVLLSRIQFALTIGFHFLFPPLTIGLAWLLVLIEWRGWRRNDPTWVRMGRFFSKLLALTFAVGVATGIVMEFQFGTNWAVYSKFVGDIFGAPLAAEGVLAFFLESGFLGLYLFGRGRVSRGAHWFSILMVAVGSTISAFWILVANSWQQTPAGFVVRNGRAELVSFAAAVFNPSTLPRFFHTVDAALVAGAFLVAGVAAYLLRKDRDDDLARRALTLALVFGLVASATEVFPFGHVHARQVAHTQPEKFAAIEGLYSSQSAAPMVLFAYPVTPPPELKAKVEIRGVLSWLAFGDINAPIRGITDFPPENRPPLWLTFVSFHNMVVLGMYFIAALAWGTWRLRGGRLWGDRRYLLLLVVSIPLPLAACQLGWMAAEVGRQPWIVYGLLRTSDAVSRSVPAGDMLFSLLLFAVLYLLLGALYVYLLVREIRHGPPGLEPALA
- a CDS encoding APC family permease, producing MKRFLFGGPRDLGDRRLFHRLSLIPFLAWVGLGADGLSSSSYGPQEAFLALGPHTYLAVGLALATATTVIIIAWGYSHIIEQFPSGGGGYVVATKLLGEKAGVVSGNALLVDYVLTITTSIAAAGDALFSFLPAHWQPVKLAAEVVIILGLTTLNIRGVRESVLTLTPIFILFLVTHVWLIGYGIAAHATQLPATVHTVGTGVRSGLSTLGIAGMLLLGMRAYSLGGGTYTGIEAVSNGLPIMREPKVATGKRTMMYMAASLSIVAAGLLICYLLWGVTYVPGKTTNAVLVEKVAAGFPLSQTLVVLTLFSEGALLVVAAQAGFTDGPRVLGNMAVDSWVPHRFAGLSERLTTQNGVVLMGAASLAALLYTRGNVGTLVLMYSINVFITFSLSMFAMMRYWLRARRQAIPQPWLRRALVFALGFVLCVTILGIAIFERFTRGGWVTLVVTGSLVALCFVIRKHYRTTYAKLGQLYDELKTLPPEPDTAPRALDPRAPTAAVLVATYGGLGIHTTLNIFRFFPGYFKNLVFLSVGVVDSGGFKGEGAIEELRHGTEESLAQYVELARRLGMPATSRYALGTDAVDVGEKLCLDVAREFPRVTYFAGKVIFQREAWYQHLLHNETAAAIQKRLQWAGKPVVILPARVN